The Dehalococcoidia bacterium genome includes the window CGACGATAGCGCGGTATGTATATGATGATTCATCCTTCGCGCAGAAAAGTAGAAACAACATACTCGCTGGCATCGGGTTGCCAGACAGTACGATATTCACCGGTTCCCCGGTCGGCCTTACCCGCCACGATACACTCTCTTTCACTTCCGACTCGTTAATTACCGAAGGCATTATCCCTGATAGCGTTGTATGGACACTGGTACCCGACAGTGGCGGCGTATCTCAGGCGTGGGTCGCCAACGGCATGGGCTACGTCTATATCTTCGGCGATACCGTGGAAACCGTATTCGATTCCGACAGCGGACTGATCGGCGACAGGGTATACGATGTGGCCTTTGACTCCACCAGTTCGGCGTGGCTGGCGACCGACAACGGCGTGAGCCGCATCATAGGCGGCTACTGGATAGACTATACTACTACCAATAGTTGGATTAACGGCAACGTGAACTATGCGATAGCGATTTGCGGCGTTGATTCCAGCATCTGGTTCGGTGGCGATGATGGCCTTGTCCAATTCGATAACGACACTACATGGACGGATTGGAGCGATAGCCTTGTTAACCGCAGGGTGAAGGATATCGTCTACGATAATGTCAACCTTGTTTTGTGGATCGCCACGGATTCGGGGCTTGTGGCGTATCAGCCAGACACGCCCAATGGCGTCAGTTGGCGCAGGTACTATCCGGCGAGCACGAGTGACAGTCTGCCGCAGTACCGGATACTCAGCGTCTATCCAGACACAGCAGGCCGCGTCTGGGTCGGGCATTCTGCGGGTGTAACGAGATTGACGGAGACCTTTAACTAATGGCCTTCAAAGCTACAGCCGATGACGTGAAGCTCGGCGAGTATATGATGCAATTTTTTTATGATCCATTGGGTCATGTTATGGCATCGTATCCTTGGGGGCAGTCGGGCACTCCACTTGAAAACGAAGAGGGGCCAGATACATGGCAATCCAAGTTTCTCGTAGACCTTGGCAGGCATATAGAGGAGGTGGCGGATGGCAAGCGCTCAAATGTCAAAATGGCCGTGGCGTCGGGCTGGGGCATCGGAAAAACTTGTCTTGTGGCGTGGCTGATTAGATGGTTCTGCGACACTCGCCCATATCCGCAGTTAGTAGTAACCGCAAACACTGAAAAGCAGTTAAGTACGAAGACTTGGCGTGAACTTGCCAAGTGGAATAATATGGCGCTTAACGGCCACTTGTGGGACTGGACTGCAACCTCGTATCGTCTCAAGGGCAACGAGGACACGTGGTACGCTTCTGCAATTCCGTGGTCGGAACATAACGCGCAGGCGTTCGCCGGTACGCACGAAAAATACGTTATGATGATTTTTGATGAAGGCTCGACAATCCATGATAACATCTGGAACATTGGTAACGGCGTAATGACTACGAAGGGGGCCGTTTGGCTTGCCTTCGGGAACCCGACACAAAACACCGGCCAATTTCATGCGATTTTCCATAAAGAGCGGGACATTTGGGATACTCGCTCAATAGATTCGCGTACCGCGAAAGTCACAAACAAAGAGGAACTTAATCGGCGTGTTGCCCTTTATGGGGAGGATGATGATGTTATCCGAGTGTCTATCCTCGGCAAATTCCCGAAGCGTTCCAGTATGCAATTTATTTCCAGTGCACTTGTTGAAGGAGC containing:
- a CDS encoding terminase, giving the protein MAFKATADDVKLGEYMMQFFYDPLGHVMASYPWGQSGTPLENEEGPDTWQSKFLVDLGRHIEEVADGKRSNVKMAVASGWGIGKTCLVAWLIRWFCDTRPYPQLVVTANTEKQLSTKTWRELAKWNNMALNGHLWDWTATSYRLKGNEDTWYASAIPWSEHNAQAFAGTHEKYVMMIFDEGSTIHDNIWNIGNGVMTTKGAVWLAFGNPTQNTGQFHAIFHKERDIWDTRSIDSRTAKVTNKEELNRRVALYGEDDDVIRVSILGKFPKRSSMQFISSALVEGALEREHKLDSYRHAAKVIAVDVARFGDDSTVFCCRKGVKLLWMKGFHGIDTMQTAQLLAKYEDEERDVDAIFVDVVGIGAGVVDRGRQLGRRWMEHNGAHASSDGKWSNKRAQCWGEMRDWLEVGDMTTLSQKDKDVMTDDLTGPMYGFDRVERLILEKKEDMKKRDLASPDWGDALAMTFTQKVIPQHMLEDEYDYAEAERQRMRADRTRSMITGY